Proteins from a genomic interval of Silene latifolia isolate original U9 population unplaced genomic scaffold, ASM4854445v1 scaffold_180, whole genome shotgun sequence:
- the LOC141638114 gene encoding protein FAR1-RELATED SEQUENCE 5-like: MTENTFVVPCGTAPTPQCIDVDEVHAGNRLSLMVTPGGSEEWVRNIATEFTPTIGQIFATLAEGIQFYETYAIACGFEPRKSSTKRFRSSGDIRTKLIVCHREGFRDSKPTIFPTTGEEEEPMVKAYNPKKTKVTRIGCKARIFFKFVIKEIDQVQVPLFVVDQFHAAHNHRLSPLKYREFQKKCRNLALQHKQTIVDNCKVNIGPTSTFRSVKEYVDGYENIGASLRDFKNF; the protein is encoded by the exons ATGACTG AAAATACATTTGTTGTCCCCTGTGGTACTGCTCCTACTCCACAATGCATAGACGTTGATGAGGTGCATGCTGGGAATCGTCTTTCTTTGATGGTGACCCCTGGAGGTTCTGAAGAGTGGGTCAGGAATATTGCAACTGAATTTACACCTACGATAGGACAAATTTTTGCTACGTTAGCCGAGGGTATACAGTTTTATGAGACTTATGCAATAGCATGTGGTTTTGAACCAAGGAAATCTTCAACGAAAAGGTTTCGTAGTAGTGGAGATATTAGGACAAAATTGATTGTGTGTCACCGGGAAGGATTTAGGGATTCTAAGCCGACAATATTCCCCACTACTGGTGAGGAGGAGGAGCCAATGGTCAAGGCCTATAATCCGAAGAAGACTAAGGTTACTAGGATTGGTTGTAAAGCTAGGattttctttaaatttgttattaaagAAATTGACCAAGTTCAAGTGCCACTGTTTGTTGTTGATCAGTTTCATGCTGCCCATAACCACCGTCTTTCTCCACTCAAGTATAGAGAATTTCAGAAAAAATGTAGAAACCTTGCTTTGCAACATAAACAAACCATCGTTGATAATTGCAAGGTCAATATTGGCCCAACCTCTACTTTCAGGTCCGTCAAGGAATATGTTGACGGCTATGAAAATATTGGAGCTTCTTTGAGAGACTTTAAGAATTTTTGA